The DNA segment GCCCGCCGAAGCCGTGGCGGCGCATCCCAGTGCTGAACGACCTCTGGCGGCCGAACGGCTATGTCGCGCTCCCCCTGCTCGGCGACGCCGGGAGCCTGCGCGAGCACGTGCTCGGGTGGGCTCTCGGGCTCTACTGCCTCGCGGGAGCGATCGGCGAAGTCCTTCTCGCGCTCGGAGTCGATCCCGTCGAAGTGCTCACGGCATTCGCAGGCTGAAACGATGAAGTCCCGGTGCATCTCGCACCGGGACTTCTCTGTTGCTCCCCCACTTGGACTCGAACCAAGAACCTATCGGTTAACAGCCGATTGCTCTGCCAATTGAGCTATGGAGGATCGCTTTGCAGCGACAGTTACTCTAGCAAACCTCTCGCCCGAGTCCCAATCGAGGAACCCTCGCGTCGAGGCTGCGCAGAGCGCGCTGCATCCGACTCACGTCGGGAGGCCCGTTTCGACCTCGTCGATGATCGCATGCCCGCCGTCGAGCGCGCCCGCGAGCGCCTTGACGTACGGGTGCGACGGGTCGTCGAGCACCTCGTCGATCGTGCCGAGTGCGACGAGCGCACCGCGATCGAATACCGCGATCCGGTCGGCGATACGCCGCAGGACAGGCAGGTCGTGCGTGATGACGATCGCCGAGAACGTGTGGCCGTCGCGCAGCTCGTGAAGGAGTTGCGCGACGGCGTCGCGCACCGTGAGGTCGATGCCCGCGGTCGGCTCGTCGGCGATCAGCAGCGTCGGCTTCAGCACGAGCGCGCGCGCGAGCGCGACCCGTTGGCGCTGCCCGTTGCTGAGCTCGTACGGAAAGAGGTCGAGCACCGTGAGCGGCAGCCGCACGGCGTCGACGAGGTTCGCCACGCGCAGTCGCAGGGCCTTCACGTCGTACCGCGGATCGCGCTCGAGGATCGGCTCGGCGATGTTCTCGGCGACCGTGCGATCGGGCAGCAGGCGCACCGCGGCGTCTTGCGGCAGGTAGCCCACCCGGTACTGGTACTCCGCGAGCTTGCGGCGAGACATCCGTCGCAATTCCTGGCCGAGCACGCGCGCCGCGCCGCCCGTGATGACCGGCCGGACCTCTTCGTCGCGCGGATCGAGGAAGACGCCCGAGAGGATCTTCGCGAGCGTCGACTTGCCGCTGCCCGCACTGCCGAGCACCCCGAGCACCTCGCCCGGCGCGAGCCGCAGCGTGATGCCGTGGAGCGCCACGTGTGCGGGACTCGGCCCGCGCCCGGGATACTCAACCGAGAGGTCGCTCAGAACCACCGGATGACCGTGCGCGGGGGTGCGATGCATCAGACTGCCTCCCTGAGACGACGGAGCTCCGCCCGCCGTTCGGCTTGCGCGACCGGGTCGGGCACCGGAAGCGATGCCAGCAGCCGCTGAGTGTACGGATCCCGAGGGGACCCGAGCACCTCGGCGCCCGTGCCTTCCTCCACCAATTCGCCATGGTAGAGCACGGCGATCCGGTCGACCAGGAGGTCCACCACCGCGAGATCGTGGCTGATGAACAGGCACGCGAAGCCGAATTCGCTCTGCAGCTCGCGGAAGAGTTCGAGCACACGTGCCTGCACCGACACGTCGAGCGCGGACGTCGGCTCGTCGGCGATGAGCAGCTCGGGCTCGAGCGCGAGTGCGCGCGCGAGGCTCGCGCGCTGGCGCTGGCCGCCCGAGAGCTCGTGCGGGAAGCGGTCGCCGTAGGCCTTGGGGAGCTGCACGGCCTCGAGGAGTTCGTCGACACGCGGACGCGCCGAACGTGCATCGCCCGCACGCCCGTGGATCACGAGCGGCTCGGCGACGCACTCCGCGATCGTGAGGAGCGGGTTGAAGCTCGATGCCGGGTCTTGGAACACGAATCCGAGACGGCTGCGAACCGGCCGGAACTGCCGCTCGCGGACTCCGTTCATCTCGTGCCCGAGCACCTGGAGCGACCCGCCAGTGACCTTCGTGAGGCCTGCGATGGCGCGGCCGATCGTCGTCTTGCCCGACCCCGACTCGCCCACGAGCCCGAGCACCTCGCCGGGACGGATGACGAAGTCGACGCCGTGGACCGCCTTGAACCCGGGCCGGCCGAAGCGGCCCGGGTACTGGATCTCGAGCCCCCGCGCCTCCACGACGGGCGTCGACTCGGCCCACCCTTCAGGCCTTGCGGCGGCACGCTCGGCGGCACGAGCCGTGCCGTGCCCGACGTAGGGCACCGCCGCGAGGAGCGACTTCGTGTACTCGGCCTGGGGCGACGCGAAGAGCGTCGTCACGTCGGCCTCCTCGACGACATTGCCCTGGTACATGACGGCGACGCGGTCGGCGAGGTCGGCGACGACGCCCATGTTGTGCGTGATGAGCACGATCGCCGTGCCGAACTCGTCGCGCAGCCGCCGGAGGAGGTCGAGGATCTCGGCCTGCACGGTCACGTCGAGGGCCGTCGTCGGCTCGTCGGCGACGATGAGGCCCGGGTCGAGCACGAGCGCCATCGCGATGACGATCCGCTGCTTCTGCCCGCCCGAGAACTGGTGCGGGTAGTGGTCGACGCGTTCCTCGGCGTCGGGGATGCCGACGAGTCGGAGCACCTCGATCGCCTTCACCCGGGCCTCCTGCTTCGAGAGGTCGCCGTGGGCACGGAGGCCCTCGGCGATCTGCCAGCCGACCGTGTAGACGGGGTTCAGAGCCGCCGAGGGCTCCTGGAACACCATCGCGACATCCGTGCCCCGCACCTCGCGGAGCTGCTTCGCGTCGAGCGAGACGACGTCCTGGCTGCGCGTGCCCTCGCGGTTCGAGAGGACGACGGCGCCGCTCGCGGTCGCGGTCTCGGGCAGGAGCCCGAGGATCGTCTTCGCCGTGACCGTCTTGCCGCTGCCCGACTCGCCCACGATCGCGAGGACCTCGCCGCGGTTCACGTGCAGGGTGACGTCGTCGACGGCCTTGACCGCACCCGCATCGGTCGAGAACGAGACTCCGAGTCGCTCGATGCTGACGATCGCGTCGCGTGCGTCTGAACGATCGGCGCTCATGGCTTGACCTCGATTCCGTGCTCGTCGAATGTTTCCCCGGGCTCGATCCCGTCGATGCCGCCAGGGCCCGCGGTGAGCGTCCCGCCGGGCACGACCGATGTCTCGGCGACCTGGCCTGCCGCCTGTGCGACCCGACGACGGCCCCGCAGACGCGGGTCGGCGAGATCGTTGAGGCTCTCCCCACGAGCGTGATGCCGAGCACCGTGAATACGATCGCGAGGCCCGGGAAGAGCGCCGTCCACCAGATGCCGCTCGTGACATCCGACTGCGCCTTGAAGAGGTCGTAGCCCCACTCGGCCGCCGCCGTCGGTTCGATGCCGAAGCCGAGGAAGCCGAGGGCCGCGAGCGTCAGGATCGCCTCGGACGCGTTGAGCGTGATGATGAGCGGCAGGGTGCGAGTGGCGTTCCGGAACACGTGCTTGAACATGATGCGCCCGTTCGACGCGCCGAGCACCTTCGCCGACTCGACGTACGCCTCGGCCTTGATCCGCACGGTCTCCGCGCGGATGACGCGGAAGTACTGCGGGATGTAGACGACCGTGATCGAGCCCGCCGCGGCGAGCACGCCGCCCCACAGGTTCGACTGGCCCCCCGAGATGACGATCGACAGCACGATCGCGAGGAGGAGCGACGGGAACGCGTAGATCGCGTCGCACACGACGACGAGGATGCGGTCGAACCATCCGCCGAAATACCCGGCGAAGAGGCCGAGCAGCACGCCGATGAAGATGGAGAGCACGATCGCGATGACGATCACGAGGATCGCCGTCTGCATACCCCACACGACTCGCGAGAGCACGTCGTACCCGCCGACGGTCGTGCCGAACCAGTGCTCGGCCGACGGCGGCTGCTGCGTGCCGAACGAGACCCCGTCGACCTTCCGCTGGGCGAACCCGTACGGGGCGATCCACGGCGCGAACGCCGCGAGCAAGAGGAACCCGCCGACCATGACGAGGCCGGCGACGAGCATGCCGCGCTGGAGGCCGACGCTCTGACGGAGCTGGTGGACGACCGGCAGTCGGTCGACGAGACGGCGCTTGGGCGCCGCAGCGGATGTCACGGATGCCGCGGACATCAGTACCTCACCCTCGGGTCGATGAACGCCGCGATGATGTCGACGATGAAGTTGGTGACGGCCACGATGACGGCGAGGAGCGCGACGATGCCCTGGACGGCGACGAAGTCGCGCGACTCGAGGAACTCCGCGAGCATGAAGCCGAGGCCGCGCCACTCGAACGTCGTCTCGGTGAGGACCGCGCCCGCGAGGAGGAGCGCGATCTGCAGGCCGATGACCGTGACGATCGGCACGAGCGCCGGACGGTACGCGTGCTTGCGCAGCAGCCGCCCCTCGGCGACGCCTCGCGACCGGGCTGCGTCGACGTAGTCGGTCGAGAGCGTGCCGATGACGTTCGTGCGGACGAGCCGGAGGAAGATGCCGGCCGTCAGGAGGCCGAGCGCGACAGCCGGCAGCACGGCGTGCAGGAGCACGTCGCCGAGCACTTCGGGATCGCCCGTGAGGATCGCGTCGATCGTGTAGAAGCCTGTGCGGTTCGGCAGCGTCTGCATCGCGATCTCGGACTGGACGTTCGAGCGCCCCGCGATCGGCAGCCACTTGAGCCACACCGAGAAGACGAGCTTCAGGATGAGACCCGCGAAGAAGATCGGGACGGCGTACCAGACGATCGCGAGCACGCGGTAGATCGCGTCCTGCGCCTTGTCGCGGTGGTACGCCGCGAGCAGGCCGAGCGGAATGCCGACGGCGAACGCCACGATGAGCGAGTAGAAGACGAGCTCGAACGTGGCCGGACCGTAGGTCGCGAGCACCTCGACGACCGGTCGGTTCGTCGTGAGCGTCGAGCCGAAGTCGAACACGGCGATACGACCGAGGTACTCGAAGTACTGCACGAGGATCGGCCGGTCGTAGCCTGCCTCGTGCCGGAGCTCCGCGAGCTGGTCGGCCGAGAGTCGACCGCCCTGCGCCGCCGTGATCGGGTCGCCCGTCAGTCGCATCAGGAAGAAGACGAGCGTGACCAGGATGAAGACGGTCGGGATGATGAGCAGGAAGCGGACGAGCAGGTAGCGCCCGAAGCCTCCGCCTTTGGATGCCGCGGGCTTGGCGCCTGCCTTGGGCGTCGGCGTGCCCGGCCGCGGGGCGAGATCGGTGGCGGTCATGGGTTCCTCACGGTGCAGGGAACGGGGGCGACCCGCGAAAGCGGATCGCCCCCGTCAGCTGGGATCGATGCTAATCGAGCGACTCAGCCCTTGGAGAGTGCCGCGTAGCGGAACTTGAACGACGCGTCGAGCGTGTCCTCAGCTCCCTGCACGTCGGTGCCCACGACGGCGACCTGCGCGCCCTGCATGTAGGGGATCGTCGACAGGTCGGCTGCGACCTTGTCCTGGATCTCCTCGATGAGGGCGGTACGAGCAGCGGGGTCGGGCGTGACGGCCTGCTCGAGGATGAGGTCGTTGACCTCGGGGTTGTCGTAGTGGTTCGCGAGGAAGTTCTCCGTGAGGAAGAACGGCGTGAGGTAGTTGTCGGCGTCCGAGTAGTCGGGGAACCAGCCGAGCTGGTAGGCCGGGTACAGGTCGGCGACGCGGTCCTTCGAGAACTGGACCCACTCGGTCGACTGCAGGTCGACGGTGAACAAGCCCGACTCCTCGAGGTTCTCCTTGATGATCGCGTACTCGTCGGACGACGACGGGCCGTAGCGCTCGGCGACGTACTGGATCGAGATGTCGAGCGGCGTCGGGATGCCCGCCGCTTCGAGACGCTCGGCGGCCTTGGCGGGGTCGGGCGCGCCCGCGCCATCGCCGTAGAGGCCCTTGAGCGACTCCGTCGCACCCGTGAGGCCCTCGGGCACGTACGAGTACAGCGGCGTGAAGGTGCCCTTGTAGACGTCCTCCGAGATCGCGTCGCGGTCGATCAGGTCGGCGATCGCCTGACGGACGGCGAGCGCCTTGGCCGGGTCGGCCTCGGGCGTCGTCGCGCCGAACGGCATCGTGTTGAAGTTGAACACGAGGTAGCGGATCTCGCCGCCGGGGCCGTCGACGACCTTGACGCTGTCGTTGCCGCGGAGGTCCTCGATGTCGGTCGCGCTCAGCGTGCGGTGCGCGACGTCGATGTTGCCCTCCTGGACGTCGAGCTTCAGGTTCGACGCGTCGGTGTAGTACCGGGTGTTGACGACCTCGGTCTTCGCCGGTCCGAGGAGCCCCTGGTACGACGGGTTCGCCTTGTACGAGATGAGCTCGTTGACGGTGTAGCTCGTGATGTCGTACTGACCCGAGAACGCGTGGCCCTCGACGATCTCGTCGTCGCTCGTGAGCGAATCGGCCGAGAAGACGTCTTCGTCGACGATCGGGCCCACCGGGCTCGACAGGATCTGCGGGAAGATCTGGTCGTTGGGGCTCTTCAGGTGGAAGACGACCGTGAGGTCGTCGGGGCGTCGACCGAGTCGAGGTTGAAGAGCAGCGACGAGGGGCCGTTCGGGTCGGCGATCTTCAGCTGACGGTCGAACGTGAACTTCACGTCGGATGAGGTCAGGTCGTTGCCGTTCGCGAACTTCAGGCCCTCCTTGAGGGTGACCGTGTAGTCGGTGTCGGACGTGAACTCGGCCGACGTCGCGATGTCGGGCTCGACATCGGGGCTGCCGTAGGGCGTGTTCATGAGGAACGAGTAGACCTGGTTCATGACGGCGAACGAGCCGTTGTCGTACGAGCCGGCGGGGTCGAGCGCGGTGATCTGCTCGGTCGTGCCGATGGTGAGCGAGTCGGCGGAGCCGCTCTCGTCGCTCGCGCCCGCCGAGCAGCCCGCGAGGGCGAGTGCGGCGACCGAGACGCCGGCGGTCGCGACGAAGACGCGACGCCGGTGCTGGGATGCGGATGACATATCCGTCTACCTCTTCCTGTCAGGGGTCCTCGCACGCCGGAAGTGCAGGCTCCGGCGCGCAAGCCATATGTTCCAGAAGTAGCACGAAGGCAGGAAATCGTGCAGTGAGCGCGGTTCCACAGCCGGAATATTTATCGATCTGCAACGTACGGCGAATCCTCTGCGGAATCCGTCGGACGTCGACCGATCACTCCCCCGCGATGGCGCGCCGCTCCTGTTCGAGCGACACGAGGGCGCGCTGGATCGCGGCGAACGTCTCGCGGTCCGCGGGGTCGGTGCGCTGCAGCCTCCCGAGCAGGTCGCGCTTCTGTCGAAGCAGCTCTCGCTCGACGAGCGACCCGACGACGCCCCTCAGATACGCGGTGAGCTCGGCCCCCGTGCGCTGCGGCACGGGCGCGACCGCGAGTTGCTGCACGACGCCCGCGTACGGCGCCGGGACCTCGGCGACCACGCGGTCGATGCGGACCGCCCCGTCGCTCGCGAGCGCCGACGCGACGCCGTCGCGCACGACCGCGAGGGTGTCGTTCGCGAAGCGGCTGTCGATCGCGTGCCGGATGAGCTCGACCCCCGTCTCTTCGGGGAACTGGAGGATCGCCTGCAGCGCGTCGCGCTCGAGGCGCGTGGACGGGTCCTTCGGCAGGTCGACGATCGAGAACGGTCGCTGCGGAGCATCCGGAACATCGACGGATGTCTCGGTGGCCGAGCCTGCGCCGACGGGGCGCCCCGACTGCGAGCCCTCGGAACGAACGGATGCCTCGCCCGCGCGCCGCTCCCCCGCGTCGCCGCCGTCCCGGCCGCTGCGCGCATCACGCGCACGCGCGCCGGCGCTGCGCACCGCGCGCTCGACCTCGCCGAGCTCGAGGCCCAGCATGCGCGCGAGCTCGCGCGTGTAGCCGGGGCGGAGCGACGGGTCGCGGATCTCGGCGACGGCAGGCGCGGCCGCCCGAAGCGCGCCGACGCGCCCCTCGACGGTCTCGAGATCGAACTTCGCGAGCGTGTGGCGGATGACGAACTCGAACATGGGCGTCTTCTGCTCGATGAGCTCGCGCACCGCATGATCGCCGCGCGCGAGTCGCAGGTCGCACGGGTCGAGCCCGTCGGGCGCGACCGCGACGTAGGTCTGCGCGCTGAAGCGCTGCTCTTCTGCGAAGGCGCGCATCGCGGCGTTCTGGCCCGCCGCGTCGCCGTCGAACGTGAAGACGACCTCGCCGACCCCCGACGCGTCGCCGAGCACCCGGCGGAGCACGCGGATGTGCTCGACGCCGAACGCCGTGCCGCACGTCGCGATCGCCGTCGTCACGCCCGCGAGGTGGCACGCCATGACGTCGGTGTAGCCCTCGACGACGACGACCCGGTGCTCGCGCGAGACATCCCGCTTCGCGAGATCGAGCCCGTACAGCACCTGGGCCTTCTTGTAGATCGCCGTCTCGGGCGTGTTGAGGTACTTCGGGCCGTTGTCGTCGTCGAGGAGCCGCCTGGCGCCGAACCCGACCGTCTGGCCCGTGACATCCCGGATCGGCCACACCAGCCGCCCACGGAACCGGTCGTAGACGCCCCGATCGCCCTGCGACACGAGACCCGCAGCCGACAGTTCCTCGGCCGTGAAGCCTCGGCCCTGGAGGTGCTTCGTCAGGCGATCCCAGCTCTTCGGCGCGAACCCCACGCCGAACCGCTTCGCGGCCTCGGCGTCGAAGCCGCGCTCGCCGAGGAAGCGGCGACCGACCTCGGCCTCGGGGCTCGTGAGCTGCTCGGCGAAGTAGTCGGAAGCGGCCCGGTTCGCCGCGAGCAGACGCGCCCGATTGCCGTGGTCTTGCGCGGGGCCGCCACCGTCTTCGTAGTGCAGTTCGTACCCGAGGCGCCCCGCGAGCCGCTCGACGGCCTCGGCGAAGGTCACGTGGTCCATCTTCTGGAGGAACGAGTAGACGTCGCCCGACTCGCCGCAGCCGAAGCAGTGGTAGTAGCCGAGACCCGGTCGCACGTGGAAACTCGGGCTGCGCTCGTCGTGGAAGGGGCAGAGGCCCTTGAGCGAGCCGACGCCCGCCGACTTCAACGACACGTGCTCGCCCACGATGTCGGCGATGTTCGTGCGGGACTTCACCTCTTCGACGTCGCTCTGTCGAATTCTCCCCGCCATGGTCACATCCTAGGTGCGCTCAGCGCTGCACGAGCCGCTCGTACCAGGCGAGCGCCGACTGGTCGGTGAGGCTCTGCACCTGGTCGACGACGACGCGCTTGCGTGCGCGATCGTCGCCCGCCGCCCGCCAGTCTTCGGCGAAGCCGGGGTCGAGGAGGTCGTCGCCGGACGCATACAGCACGTCGGCGAGACCCGTCAGGATGTGCCGCTGCTGCGCGTAGATCGGCTGGCGCGTGTTCTTCGCCATCACGAACGCCGCGACGATGCCCTTGAGCACCGCGATCTCGGCCTGGATCCCGCGCGGCACGACGACGTCGGCGTCGAAGCGGATGAGGCTCGCGTTCGGGAACGCGTCGCGCGTCGCGACCGTCGCGGCGTGGGCGAAGCGCCCGATGAGCTGACTCGTGAGGTTCTTGAGTCTCGCCTGGTCGCGCCGCGAGCCGTCCCACGAGTCGATCCACACGTCGAGCGAGTCGAGCCGGTCGAACGCCGCAGTGAGCTCGTCGCGCGGGATCGAACCCCCGATCCACTCGCTCATCGCCTCGATGAGCGCCTCGTGATCGGCGCGCGCGCCGAGCGCCGCGACGTCGATGAACCCGTTGAAGATGGCGTCCTCGAAGTCGTGCACCGAGTAGGCGATGTCGTCGGAGAGGTCCATGACCTGGGCTTCGATGCAGAGGCGCCGCTCGGGCGCGCCCCTGCGGAGCCACTCGAACACGGCCACGTCGTCGTCGTAGAACCCGAACTTCTGCCGCCCCGACGGGTCGGCGACGGCGGATGCCTCGGGCCACGGGTACTTGCAACTGGCGTCGAGGCTCGCCCGCGTGAGGTTCAGCCCATAGCTGCGGCCGTCGTCGCCGAAGACCTTGGGCTCGAGACGGCTCAAGATGCGGAGGGTCTGCGCGTTGCCCTCGAACCCGCCGATGTCGGCGGCCCACGTGTTGAGGGCTTTCTCGCCGTTGTGGCCGAACGGCGGGTGCCCGAGGTCGTGCGCGAGGCAGGCCGTGTCGACGACGTCGGGATCGAGCGCGAGGTTCGTCGCGAGCTCACGACCGATCTGCGCGACCTCGAGCGAGTGCGTGAGCCGGTTGCGCGCGAAGTCCAGGCCCGCGGTCGGGCTGAGCACCTGGGTCTTGGCCGCGAGCCGTCTGAGCGAACTCGAGTGGAGCAGCCGAGCACGGTCGCGCGCGAAGTCGCTGCGCCTGGAGTAGTGCTCTTCAGGGTGCATGCGCTCGGCGTCGGCGTCGTCGTACCCGCCGAACAGCCGCGCTTCGCGCGCGCTCACCCGCCGCTCGTGTCGAGCTCGGCGTCGACGAGGGTCACCCGGTCGTGGCCCGCGAGCTCTTGCGAGTCGAGCCAGCCGTCGGGCAGCGCGGGCTGCTTGGGCGTGCCCGCGCGCCCGCGCGGACCTTCAGCGCCCTCACCGGGGTAGGGCATGTCCCAGTCGAGCGTCGCGAGGAGGTCGTCGAGGTGGGCGAGCGACTCGACGGTCGCGAGCTTCGCCCGCAGTTCGCCGCCGACGGGGTACCCCTTGAAGTACCAGGCGACGTGCTTCCGGATGTCTCGACACCCCCGCTCTTCGCTGTCGAAGAACTCGGTCAAGAGCTCGGCGTGACGGCGGAAGGTCTTCGCGACCTCGCCGAGACTCGGCTGCGCCGTCGCGGTGCTCAAGCCCGTCGGAGCGCCGCGGAACGCCGCCGCGAGATCGCCGAAGAGCCACGGGCGGCCGAGGCATCCGCGACCGACGACGACACCGTCGCACCCCGTCTCGTCGACCATGCGCAGCGCGTCGTCGGCCGACCAGATGTCGCCGTTGCCGAGCACCGGAACCGTCGTGACGGTCTCTTTGAGCTTCGCGATCGCCGACCAGTCGGCGTGGCCCGAATAGAACTCGCTCGCCGTGCGCGCGTGGAGCGCGATCGACGCGACGCCCGCGCCCTCGGCGATGCGACCCGCCTCGAGGTAAGTGAGGTGGTCTTGGTCGATGCCCTTGCGCATCTTGATCGTGAGGGGGATGTCGCCCGCGGCCTTGACCGCACCCTCGACGATGTCGCGGAAGAGCCCCGACTTCCACGGGAGCGCCGCTCCCCCGCCCTTGCGGGTGACCTTCGGCACGGGACATCCGAAGTTCAGGTCGATGTGATCGGCGCGGTCTTCGGCGACGAGCATCGTGACCGCCTCGGCGACCGTCTTCGGGTCGACGCCGTAGAGCTGGATCGAGCGCGGCGTCTCGGACTCATGGTGCGTGATGAGGCGCATCGACTCGGGCGTGCGCTCGACGAGCGCGCGGCTCGTGATCATTTCGCTCACGTAGAGGCCCGCGCCGAACTCGCGGCACAGGCGACGGAACGCCGTGTTCGTGATGCCCGCCATGGGGGCGAGCACGACGGGGACGTCGAGGACGAGCCCGCCGATCGTGAGCGGGCCGCGCGTGGCGGTGGTGGGTGCAGACATCGTCACCGATTCTCCCAGACTTCCCCGAGGATCCGCCCGACACGTCGGGGCGCGCGCATAGGATGCGAGAACGAGCGCTGTGGAGGAACGATGAGCGAGGCGAACCACGAGATCCCGAGCGGTGCCGAGCGCGTGCGCGCGGATGCCGCGGCGCGCGGGCTCGACATCGAGATCGTCGAACGCACCGCCGCGCGCAGCCTCGAAGAGGCCGCCGAGATTCTCGGCATCCAGCCCGGCGACATCGTGAAGTCCCTCGTCGTCAAGCGCAGCGACGACACCTACGTGTTCGCCCTCGTGCCCGGCGGCCGCAAGATCAGCTGGCCGAAGCTCCGCGCACTCCTCGGCGTCAACAAGCTGCAACTGCCCGACGCGTCGCTCGCGCTCGCCGCGACGGGCTACGAACGCGGCACCATCACGCCCATCGGCTCGACGACCGCGTGGCCCGTCGTCGCCGACGAGACCATCGTCGGCCGACGCGTGTCGATGGGCGCCGGCGAGCACGGCCGTAGCCTGTTCGTCGACGCCGACGCCCTCATCGCCGCGTACGGCGCGATCGTCGCCGACATCACCGAGCCCGAGTAAGGGTCGCGTTCAGACCCTCGACGCGTCGGATGTCTCGGCGTCCATGCCCGGGATGTAGCAGACATCGCCCTCGCACACCATCGCGCCGGGCGCGCCCGTGACCATCGTGAAGGGCACGGGCGCGACATCCGGAACTTTCGTGTCGCTCACGCGGCCGCTCCGTCCTTCTCGCCCGCGACCTGCGTCAGCACGTTCGCGAACACCTCGGCGGGCTGCGCGCCCGAGACGCCGTACTTGCCGTCGAAGACGAAGAACGGCACACCCTGAATGCCGTAGGCACCCGCCTGCGCGATGTCGGCCTGCACGTCGGTCGCGTAGCGGCCGTCGTCGAGGGCGGCCCGTGCCTCGGCGCCGTCGAGCCCGACCTCTTCTGCGTAGCCGACGAGCTGGTCGAGGCGGTTCACGCGGCCGCCCTCGACGAAGTAGGCCTTCAGCAGCCGCTCCTTGAGCTCGAGCTGCTTGCCGTGCGCCTTCGCGAAGTGCAGGAGCTCGTGGGC comes from the Agromyces protaetiae genome and includes:
- a CDS encoding DsbA family oxidoreductase → MTSNSPIKIDIWSDIACPWCYIGKRHLESGLAAMGDGAPDVEIEYHSFELSPDTPLDFEGSTIEYLSERKGMPVERVEQMLEHVTNVAANAGLDYHFEKVAHTKTLKAHELLHFAKAHGKQLELKERLLKAYFVEGGRVNRLDQLVGYAEEVGLDGAEARAALDDGRYATDVQADIAQAGAYGIQGVPFFVFDGKYGVSGAQPAEVFANVLTQVAGEKDGAAA
- the dusB gene encoding tRNA dihydrouridine synthase DusB: MSAPTTATRGPLTIGGLVLDVPVVLAPMAGITNTAFRRLCREFGAGLYVSEMITSRALVERTPESMRLITHHESETPRSIQLYGVDPKTVAEAVTMLVAEDRADHIDLNFGCPVPKVTRKGGGAALPWKSGLFRDIVEGAVKAAGDIPLTIKMRKGIDQDHLTYLEAGRIAEGAGVASIALHARTASEFYSGHADWSAIAKLKETVTTVPVLGNGDIWSADDALRMVDETGCDGVVVGRGCLGRPWLFGDLAAAFRGAPTGLSTATAQPSLGEVAKTFRRHAELLTEFFDSEERGCRDIRKHVAWYFKGYPVGGELRAKLATVESLAHLDDLLATLDWDMPYPGEGAEGPRGRAGTPKQPALPDGWLDSQELAGHDRVTLVDAELDTSGG
- a CDS encoding aminoacyl-tRNA deacylase yields the protein MSEANHEIPSGAERVRADAAARGLDIEIVERTAARSLEEAAEILGIQPGDIVKSLVVKRSDDTYVFALVPGGRKISWPKLRALLGVNKLQLPDASLALAATGYERGTITPIGSTTAWPVVADETIVGRRVSMGAGEHGRSLFVDADALIAAYGAIVADITEPE
- a CDS encoding deoxyguanosinetriphosphate triphosphohydrolase gives rise to the protein MSAREARLFGGYDDADAERMHPEEHYSRRSDFARDRARLLHSSSLRRLAAKTQVLSPTAGLDFARNRLTHSLEVAQIGRELATNLALDPDVVDTACLAHDLGHPPFGHNGEKALNTWAADIGGFEGNAQTLRILSRLEPKVFGDDGRSYGLNLTRASLDASCKYPWPEASAVADPSGRQKFGFYDDDVAVFEWLRRGAPERRLCIEAQVMDLSDDIAYSVHDFEDAIFNGFIDVAALGARADHEALIEAMSEWIGGSIPRDELTAAFDRLDSLDVWIDSWDGSRRDQARLKNLTSQLIGRFAHAATVATRDAFPNASLIRFDADVVVPRGIQAEIAVLKGIVAAFVMAKNTRQPIYAQQRHILTGLADVLYASGDDLLDPGFAEDWRAAGDDRARKRVVVDQVQSLTDQSALAWYERLVQR
- a CDS encoding dipeptide ABC transporter ATP-binding protein encodes the protein MSADRSDARDAIVSIERLGVSFSTDAGAVKAVDDVTLHVNRGEVLAIVGESGSGKTVTAKTILGLLPETATASGAVVLSNREGTRSQDVVSLDAKQLREVRGTDVAMVFQEPSAALNPVYTVGWQIAEGLRAHGDLSKQEARVKAIEVLRLVGIPDAEERVDHYPHQFSGGQKQRIVIAMALVLDPGLIVADEPTTALDVTVQAEILDLLRRLRDEFGTAIVLITHNMGVVADLADRVAVMYQGNVVEEADVTTLFASPQAEYTKSLLAAVPYVGHGTARAAERAAARPEGWAESTPVVEARGLEIQYPGRFGRPGFKAVHGVDFVIRPGEVLGLVGESGSGKTTIGRAIAGLTKVTGGSLQVLGHEMNGVRERQFRPVRSRLGFVFQDPASSFNPLLTIAECVAEPLVIHGRAGDARSARPRVDELLEAVQLPKAYGDRFPHELSGGQRQRASLARALALEPELLIADEPTSALDVSVQARVLELFRELQSEFGFACLFISHDLAVVDLLVDRIAVLYHGELVEEGTGAEVLGSPRDPYTQRLLASLPVPDPVAQAERRAELRRLREAV
- a CDS encoding ABC transporter permease, encoding MTATDLAPRPGTPTPKAGAKPAASKGGGFGRYLLVRFLLIIPTVFILVTLVFFLMRLTGDPITAAQGGRLSADQLAELRHEAGYDRPILVQYFEYLGRIAVFDFGSTLTTNRPVVEVLATYGPATFELVFYSLIVAFAVGIPLGLLAAYHRDKAQDAIYRVLAIVWYAVPIFFAGLILKLVFSVWLKWLPIAGRSNVQSEIAMQTLPNRTGFYTIDAILTGDPEVLGDVLLHAVLPAVALGLLTAGIFLRLVRTNVIGTLSTDYVDAARSRGVAEGRLLRKHAYRPALVPIVTVIGLQIALLLAGAVLTETTFEWRGLGFMLAEFLESRDFVAVQGIVALLAVIVAVTNFIVDIIAAFIDPRVRY
- the dnaG gene encoding DNA primase; translated protein: MAGRIRQSDVEEVKSRTNIADIVGEHVSLKSAGVGSLKGLCPFHDERSPSFHVRPGLGYYHCFGCGESGDVYSFLQKMDHVTFAEAVERLAGRLGYELHYEDGGGPAQDHGNRARLLAANRAASDYFAEQLTSPEAEVGRRFLGERGFDAEAAKRFGVGFAPKSWDRLTKHLQGRGFTAEELSAAGLVSQGDRGVYDRFRGRLVWPIRDVTGQTVGFGARRLLDDDNGPKYLNTPETAIYKKAQVLYGLDLAKRDVSREHRVVVVEGYTDVMACHLAGVTTAIATCGTAFGVEHIRVLRRVLGDASGVGEVVFTFDGDAAGQNAAMRAFAEEQRFSAQTYVAVAPDGLDPCDLRLARGDHAVRELIEQKTPMFEFVIRHTLAKFDLETVEGRVGALRAAAPAVAEIRDPSLRPGYTRELARMLGLELGEVERAVRSAGARARDARSGRDGGDAGERRAGEASVRSEGSQSGRPVGAGSATETSVDVPDAPQRPFSIVDLPKDPSTRLERDALQAILQFPEETGVELIRHAIDSRFANDTLAVVRDGVASALASDGAVRIDRVVAEVPAPYAGVVQQLAVAPVPQRTGAELTAYLRGVVGSLVERELLRQKRDLLGRLQRTDPADRETFAAIQRALVSLEQERRAIAGE
- a CDS encoding ATP-binding cassette domain-containing protein, translating into MALHGITLRLAPGEVLGVLGSAGSGKSTLAKILSGVFLDPRDEEVRPVITGGAARVLGQELRRMSRRKLAEYQYRVGYLPQDAAVRLLPDRTVAENIAEPILERDPRYDVKALRLRVANLVDAVRLPLTVLDLFPYELSNGQRQRVALARALVLKPTLLIADEPTAGIDLTVRDAVAQLLHELRDGHTFSAIVITHDLPVLRRIADRIAVFDRGALVALGTIDEVLDDPSHPYVKALAGALDGGHAIIDEVETGLPT